In the Anomalospiza imberbis isolate Cuckoo-Finch-1a 21T00152 chromosome 3, ASM3175350v1, whole genome shotgun sequence genome, TTCTGTTCACAAATGGTTGAACAGATGCAACTACCAAAAGAAGAGGTTAAGAAGTAGTGAGACCCACACACAACAGTGCTGGTTTGAAGAAATGATGTTTGGTTAGGTAATGAATGAGGTGGGACACAGATGGTTTCTGAGTGGCTTTGAGCAGCTTTGCTGCTAAGGAAGATTTCCATGAAACCAAGATTCTAATGTGCCTCAGAGAAATCAAAATTTCCTCAGTTGGAGAGAAAGATAATACTTCAAACTTTGTAAGCTTCCATTTTCTATATACtcttaaaattaaatgaaaaaaaaaatcatattatgCCAGACTTTTTGGAAATAACCATGTTGATATAGAGTTGATGTTGATATAGAGTTTTGCTATACTTAAATTGAAATGCTATAAACTGAATTTACCGTGTCATTACTGATTGCAGTAACTACACTACTTTATTTTTAGGTGACTATTGGCCGGGGATTAGATACCACGTACCAGCTGGTGTCAAAAACCTGTCCCTTGATGATCTCTCGTAAGCATTGTGTCTTTCAGCAGAACACAGAAGGGCAGTGGACTGTCAAGGATAACAAGGTACAGAGACCAATTGAAGACCTTGTACTCTTGAGATACATTGAATAGAATCCATTATTTTGGATCTAGCAGTGTATGGGCTATGATACAGCATAAGTGGGATAGAAGGTCCATGGGAATGTGTCTTGCCTGTTGTGCACTTCCAGCAGAAAAGTTCTGTCTGCTGCAGTTGGGATGCAAACTGGATTACTTTCTGTATGTAGATCTACCTCTTGGTTTAGCATTTTTCAGACCAGTGTGGCCTGACCAAGGGCACTTTGCAGTCTGTGAACCTGTTTGGTGTtgctttccttaaaaatatCCTAAATGAATTTTGATACAGGATTTTATCCTTTCAAAAGGATAACATTCTTGTAGTGCTAATGAAAAGATAAAGTGCAACTCCTTATTGTAGTTAACACAATTGCTTTAATTATAATCAACTTCAACAAGAATCTAGCGTTAGAAAAACCATGCTTCATGTTGTGTTCAAATGAATTTCTTCTGAAAGTTCTTCTCAGCTGATTAGAATAAAATGTTGATGTTAGAGTCCTCAACTGGGTCTCACTTTGACTTCTGTTTTTTATATCATGATCTCTCCACTTTCTCATTCAGTCTGAAAACAGTAAAATgagtaattttctttaaaacagcaCTGGTAGGACAAAAATGTTCAACATGTCATGCAGATTTGAAGGATGTTTGGGTTGACAGCAGATTAGTTGGAAAAGAATGGAGTGGCTACTATTAAAATTACACTGCTCTTAAACTTGTACTACATGTATAAACTTGAAAACCTAATGTTATTGCATGTTAGGAAACATCTACCCTAGATTATCTATTAAGACTTCCTGTCTCTTTTCACTGTTGACTAGTTGGACAGCTTGTTTCATTGACTCTCATTGAGATATGTCAGTTCCTAGTGTTTCTGCAGTTCATATGAGCACAGACCAGTTTTGCTGTTTTTGAAAACTTTCTTGTGTAGCGAGATcgcgggtctccaggacggtttggatggatgagagatctctgaagtcaggtcttagaagatgtggtttattaaaaggggggaaaggccctgcttggagttgccaggcgcaaatcgtggcaggcccagggagagagagggagcgagggttccaggtgagggtcccaggggaaggtccaagagagcgtccggtccctcgggcacaccttatcagggggcttcaaggtgggctggaggaggacttgggccaatggggtcacagatacctgatacttcaggggagggtcacaggtgtgggatgaaccatacattggggggtgagacagagcattccatttgacccttggacctatctgcaggtaaagggcattgtttaatcagaaggggggattgcttttaacctggctatactattgttttctagttattcagtagtcaaggtttgctgtttcaaatctagttctcatctcaatgtctgtattttccaaatcttttgccaggcaatcatatttataaggttttcctatttcatcttccccaacattCTTGAGCTAATTTTGAAACCTTTTTTGTGCTTTGATCATTATCTCTGGaagaacattttccttctttgcggtctccttttatttatgaaaaattttgttttcttcaaggaGTATAGCCgattcttctttttatttcctttttttttcctgtaatttcaGGTAACATTAATTGTCCTGACAATGATCTATTGTGGAgtctttttattatttagttCTTATTTCTGAAGCTTTTGTGCAGGTTTTTCCCCTCAGAGTTCATTGTTTTCCTTCTGCACAAGCACATATGTCAAAATGTTGCTTTTGATGCTTGTACACAAAATCTGTTAATGCAAGAATAATGTGCAGTAAATAATACAGTGCAGTAACTGTAATAAATGCAACACTGAGCCAATAAACTGGATATTACAAGGTTTATTTGAAGAGGTGGCTTGTTCTGATTGAAGCACTGAAGAGGTTGGCTGTGTTTATTTACAGTTGCCAGAAATAACTTTCAGAGGACGCTGTAACTACATATTAAATTTTGGTGGTTCTGTGTTTATTGGCAGAGTCTAAATGGAGTTTGGCTTAATAAACAGCGCCTGGATCCATCAAAAGTCTATCCTATTGCTGAAGGAGACCGTATCGAGTTGGGAGTGCCTTTGGAAAACAGAGAGACTGCTGAATATGAGTATGAAGTAATTAAAGACGAATGGGAGAAAATTAGACCCTTTTTAGCCCAAAGAAGTGACCTGGGGAAAGCTAAGTGTTCAAGGCCTAAACGTAAATTTAGTTTGGAGGAATGGGAGACATGTGAATCAGAAGACCCCTCAAACTTCAGATGCAAAAGAGACAGAATGTCCTGTGGTAATGAACCTTTAGATAAATCATGGGGACAGGCAGAAGAGGCCAAATGGCTAACAGAGAAGATGGATGTCAAGCTGCTTTCTCCTGGACCCAGTGAGGGGGATAGTGGTCCAGTGCATGGTAGCCCTGTTCACTCCAAGAAAGCTGTGACTGTCCCCCAGAAGGACCAGAAAGGCTCTGGTCTTGTAGAGTCATGGactggcttgaaaaagctgagGAAATCTCTAGAAGATACAATGAAATTAAAGGTCAAAGTGCAGGAGAAGCAGACTGCAGTTCTGAATGTGAAGCAGAAGTGCAGGAAGAGTGATCAGAAAGAGATCCTAGTAATGgaacaggagctgcaggagttGCAGAACCAACTCTGCATGGAACAAGAGCATCAGCAGCAACAGGtggaagagctggagaggacaTTCTGTAAAGAGCAGCAGAAGCTAGAGGTATAATAGTGGCAATAATTTTGGCCTGTGTCTTCACTTTGATGGAATGCCTTGTATAAGGCATTGATCCAAAACAGCTCTTGAACtatacaacaacaaaaatagtGCTTGTGTGATTTACTCCTGCTAAAGTGTTTGTGGAAGTATTTAACTTAGCATGTAACACAGTGCACATACCAAAAGAAAGTGCAGAGACAGAAGAGATTTGGCTGCATGGGGAGTCCAGAAAAAAGGtgcaaaataaagcatttcagttGGTAAAGAAgcatgtttttaaataaaaaaaagaaagccattGCCTGATCTCTCTAGATTATAGAGAGGGCAAGTTGAAAAGTAATAACTTTAAATGTGAATTTCTCTCAGTATATGGCTGAAATAAAGCCCAGTTTGCCTGGCAAGTGCACTGTCTTTACAGTCAATGAAATACTGCATTGCCTTAATCCCTGGAGGGAAGGAGATTATTTTCCTACTTTCAAAAAACTCTCTCTTGCAATCTGTGAGTACCTTTAAGCAGTAAGTATATGTGAtaaagttgtttttttggtaACATTACAAAATCTATTTGAACTTGAGACTGCTCAAAGTCTGGTTTAAAGAAAGTGAGGATTCATCTTGGAGTGAGTCTAATAATTTATTAGTTACTTCCTTAAAGTCTACTGCTAAAAGCAAGATACCAGTATCAGAAGTACAGAAAATTTGGAGTTGTGTCCTTATAAACAATATGATATTTACCTGGAGCTTTAGGTATCTCTGAAGTCTTTGAATGTACTCAAAGACAGAGTTGCAGCTTTTAAGCTTTTGCTGATGTCTTTGCTTCTATGAATATGCTAGTGCCTTTTGAGCTAGAATAATGTGGAGGTATTCCAAATATGGAACTGTAAATGATATATCCATTTTAACTCATCACAGTAAATGATAGCTCTAATTTTTGTTGTACACATGTAACCCTGGAGTGGAACATCTTGCCATTTGTTGAAAATCAGTGTTGTTTCTTTAAGCATATCCTCTAAAGAGAGTGTGCAGAGTAGTAATTTTCTGTCTCTTAATGTTACTCaagtctctttttttccccccacttctTACCCCGCCCAGGGAGAAAAGTGTCAACAAGGGGAAGAGAAtctgaaggagcagctggccCAGGTCCTGCAAGAGGCAAGTGATTATGAGTCTAGGTTTGGTCTAACTGTGTAACTTGGATATTTAAATCTTTCCAAGTGTTATGGCCTCTTGGTAGAATACAAGGTCTTTGCCTTAGGTGACTAAAAACCTAACTGAAGTGAAAGAATAACCTGGAAGAGGGAATGCAAAGTGTGATGGCACTGGGAAGGTCATAAATAACTAGCAGTGCATTCCAATTTTAAGTTAAGGATAAACTGCCTTAACACCTCAACTCATATGTGTTGCTCTTCTAGGAGGAGAATAGGAGAAATGAGTGTGCTGAACCTTATAACCAACTGAGCTAATGACTGTGACCACATATCTTTAATAGGATAGCTTATAATGGTACTCTTATAACTTCTGGAATGGTATTATTACAGCATCGTGCTTTGATGGAAGAACTGAATCATAATAAAAAAGATTTTGAGGAGATAATTCGAGCCAAGAATAAAGAACTGGAAGAAACCAAGGTAAGGAATAACTGCATTCTTAGTTTTATTCATAAGTGAAACATCATATACTGCATGAGCAGAGGAGATGGTTTAACATTTGTCTTCGCTCTGCCTGGCCTCCTATATGgcaaaatttctgtgttttgaggTGGCAGCTGACAGTTGGGGAGGATTCACCTTGCCCTTTCTATAAATTGGTGTTGAACAGTTGTTATGAGATCTTTCTCAATCATAAAGAAAGCCCAAAGCACCTGAACAGTGCATTGTGTAAGAGAAATGGGCCCATTGCACCctttctttgaaaaacaaacaaaaatcaaaccagaaataacaggaaaaaaatccaccaacAAACCAGAAGTGTTTGAAAAGTGGGGTTCTTAATTTTGAGTTAAAGTGCATTCAAGTAAAACTGCATTGTGACAGCAGTTCTATAAGGGAGTGTAGGACTGAAGCAACATGGAATTTGAATAATGAATGAGATAAGCCACAGTTCTTCCTGCCCTTGACACAAAGTGATGAGTGGAAAATAATTAAGGAGATCCTTTCCTGTCTTACTTTTGGAAATTATCACATTATCCACCACTGATAgtgtgctttgttttttaatgtcatCTTTGGAAATTTGTTGCTGTTTCAACAATAGCTTCAATTAGAAGaattttcctgttatttttagAAGATAGAGCAGGTACCTAGCCTAATCAGCCTAATTTAACTCttaacaagcaaacaaaaagattATTAGGTTGTTAAATGCAAGTAAATGTCTTAAACCTTattacttcctttttttaacaTTTGAGGTGTTTAGTCTGTTGAGTGTTCTGCTTTTCATATCAGACACCAAAAAGAAATACTGATTAAAACCAAACTCTTGCCAGGAACAGgttgaaaaaaattctgaaaagatTGATCAGCTGGTAGTTCCTTTAGGCTGAAGGGAATTTTGGTAATGGCTGCTGTTCTTCCTTCCAAGTTCTCCGTAGTGGGTGGGAATATTCTCAGTACTGCTGATGCTACAAAGAGGAAAGAGATTACAGATCTGAGTATGTGATAGATACCCACTCCA is a window encoding:
- the RNF8 gene encoding E3 ubiquitin-protein ligase RNF8 isoform X2, with protein sequence MAAPGRPEEAVRGGGGTRRSAAGLRGSPAEQWESAAPSSPRVLGRTRGLWSQPGLGRAPFRPVPCGRRPCYRRSDRSRRPRRAGAMAVPCLAWCLRRVGASGDWLLLEAGTQVTIGRGLDTTYQLVSKTCPLMISRKHCVFQQNTEGQWTVKDNKSLNGVWLNKQRLDPSKVYPIAEGDRIELGVPLENRETAEYEYEVIKDEWEKIRPFLAQRSDLGKAKCSRPKRKFSLEEWETCESEDPSNFRCKRDRMSCGNEPLDKSWGQAEEAKWLTEKMDVKLLSPGPSEGDSGPVHGSPVHSKKAVTVPQKDQKGSGLVESWTGLKKLRKSLEDTMKLKVKVQEKQTAVLNVKQKCRKSDQKEILVMEQELQELQNQLCMEQEHQQQQVEELERTFCKEQQKLEGEKCQQGEENLKEQLAQVLQEHRALMEELNHNKKDFEEIIRAKNKELEETKEEKEKVRAQKEEVLNQMNDMLENELQCTICSEHFIEAVTLNCAHSFCSHCINEWTKRKVECPICRQKIKSKTRSLVLDNCINRMVEKLDVEIKEHRLSLIRERKEKQNVMVKPATDSDNGVPSTIYSILSMSSCDSEDSEEDSSYSESYYVI
- the RNF8 gene encoding E3 ubiquitin-protein ligase RNF8 isoform X3 encodes the protein MAAPGRPEEAVRGGGGTRRSAAGLRGSPAEQWESAAPSSPRVLGRTRGLWSQPGLGRAPFRPVPCGRRPCYRRSDRSRRPRRAGAMAVPCLAWCLRRVGASGDWLLLEAGTQVTIGRGLDTTYQLVSKTCPLMISRKHCVFQQNTEGQWTVKDNKSLNGVWLNKQRLDPSKVYPIAEGDRIELGVPLENRETAEYEYEVIKDEWEKIRPFLAQRSDLGKAKCSRPKRKFSLEEWETCESEDPSNFRCKRDRMSCGNEPLDKSWGQAEEAKWLTEKMDVKLLSPGPSEGDSGPVHGSPVHSKKAVTVPQKDQKGSGLVESWTGLKKLRKSLEDTMKLKVKVQEKQTAVLNVKQKCRKSDQKEILVMEQELQELQNQLCMEQEHQQQQVEELERTFCKEQQKLEGEKCQQGEENLKEQLAQVLQEHRALMEELNHNKKDFEEIIRAKNKELEETKEEKEKVRAQKEEVLNQMNDMLENELQCTICSEHFIEAVTLNCAHSFCSHCINEWTKRKVECPICRQKIKSKTRSLVLDNCINRMVEKLDVEIKEHRLSLIRERKGERETECDGETSHRQ
- the RNF8 gene encoding E3 ubiquitin-protein ligase RNF8 isoform X1, translated to MAAPGRPEEAVRGGGGTRRSAAGLRGSPAEQWESAAPSSPRVLGRTRGLWSQPGLGRAPFRPVPCGRRPCYRRSDRSRRPRRAGAMAVPCLAWCLRRVGASGDWLLLEAGTQVTIGRGLDTTYQLVSKTCPLMISRKHCVFQQNTEGQWTVKDNKSLNGVWLNKQRLDPSKVYPIAEGDRIELGVPLENRETAEYEYEVIKDEWEKIRPFLAQRSDLGKAKCSRPKRKFSLEEWETCESEDPSNFRCKRDRMSCGNEPLDKSWGQAEEAKWLTEKMDVKLLSPGPSEGDSGPVHGSPVHSKKAVTVPQKDQKGSGLVESWTGLKKLRKSLEDTMKLKVKVQEKQTAVLNVKQKCRKSDQKEILVMEQELQELQNQLCMEQEHQQQQVEELERTFCKEQQKLEGEKCQQGEENLKEQLAQVLQEHRALMEELNHNKKDFEEIIRAKNKELEETKEEKEKVRAQKEEVLNQMNDMLENELQCTICSEHFIEAVTLNCAHSFCSHCINEWTKRKVECPICRQKIKSKTRSLVLDNCINRMVEKLDVEIKEHRLSLIRERKGERWNVMVKPATDSDNGVPSTIYSILSMSSCDSEDSEEDSSYSESYYVI
- the RNF8 gene encoding E3 ubiquitin-protein ligase RNF8 isoform X4; translation: MLLLLSHCGFEALRCADILGEGLEVTIGRGLDTTYQLVSKTCPLMISRKHCVFQQNTEGQWTVKDNKSLNGVWLNKQRLDPSKVYPIAEGDRIELGVPLENRETAEYEYEVIKDEWEKIRPFLAQRSDLGKAKCSRPKRKFSLEEWETCESEDPSNFRCKRDRMSCGNEPLDKSWGQAEEAKWLTEKMDVKLLSPGPSEGDSGPVHGSPVHSKKAVTVPQKDQKGSGLVESWTGLKKLRKSLEDTMKLKVKVQEKQTAVLNVKQKCRKSDQKEILVMEQELQELQNQLCMEQEHQQQQVEELERTFCKEQQKLEGEKCQQGEENLKEQLAQVLQEHRALMEELNHNKKDFEEIIRAKNKELEETKEEKEKVRAQKEEVLNQMNDMLENELQCTICSEHFIEAVTLNCAHSFCSHCINEWTKRKVECPICRQKIKSKTRSLVLDNCINRMVEKLDVEIKEHRLSLIRERKGERWNVMVKPATDSDNGVPSTIYSILSMSSCDSEDSEEDSSYSESYYVI
- the RNF8 gene encoding E3 ubiquitin-protein ligase RNF8 isoform X5 is translated as MCLREIKISSVGEKDNTSNFVTIGRGLDTTYQLVSKTCPLMISRKHCVFQQNTEGQWTVKDNKSLNGVWLNKQRLDPSKVYPIAEGDRIELGVPLENRETAEYEYEVIKDEWEKIRPFLAQRSDLGKAKCSRPKRKFSLEEWETCESEDPSNFRCKRDRMSCGNEPLDKSWGQAEEAKWLTEKMDVKLLSPGPSEGDSGPVHGSPVHSKKAVTVPQKDQKGSGLVESWTGLKKLRKSLEDTMKLKVKVQEKQTAVLNVKQKCRKSDQKEILVMEQELQELQNQLCMEQEHQQQQVEELERTFCKEQQKLEGEKCQQGEENLKEQLAQVLQEHRALMEELNHNKKDFEEIIRAKNKELEETKEEKEKVRAQKEEVLNQMNDMLENELQCTICSEHFIEAVTLNCAHSFCSHCINEWTKRKVECPICRQKIKSKTRSLVLDNCINRMVEKLDVEIKEHRLSLIRERKGERWNVMVKPATDSDNGVPSTIYSILSMSSCDSEDSEEDSSYSESYYVI